The following proteins are co-located in the Neodiprion virginianus isolate iyNeoVirg1 chromosome 6, iyNeoVirg1.1, whole genome shotgun sequence genome:
- the LOC124308277 gene encoding ER membrane protein complex subunit 10 has product MNSPYTWIPVLLAVILSAVGSELDYDGWLRLRVWHALNKEPMPNFIERGNITVTSVRSGASTVAQAGLKSSELDELRKLAEDDREYRLKASVRGSSGTETTFFTSVPACLVLGSELEDFLTVWLDGAAEPVAVSLSSYGPCSREVPSTQMWTTEVQVRYPEAGPVPDTATYIQKLEREREARERGETKDNRSFLAKYWMYIVPAVIFVLLSSATNPEAGGAGGGGGGAQR; this is encoded by the exons ATGAATTCACCTTACACCTGGATACCCGTATTACTCGCAGTTATTCTCTCCGCTGTTGGG AGCGAACTAGATTACGACGGTTGGCTCCGTTTAAGGGTATGGCATGCTTTAAATAAGGAACCAATGCCGAATTTTATTGAACGTGGCAACATAACTGTCACCAGCGTTCGCAGCGGAGCTTCAACGGTAGCGCAAGCCGGTCTCAAATCCAGTGAACTTGACGAGTTACGGAAATTGGCTGAAGATGACAGAGAGTATCGACTGAAGGCATCTGTGCGAGGTTCCTCTGGCACGGAAACAACCTTCTTTACGTCTGTCCCGGCG TGCCTCGTACTCGGCTCCGAACTTGAAGATTTCTTGACTGTGTGGCTGGACGGAGCAGCGGAGCCGGTTGCGGTGAGCCTATCTTCATACGGTCCGTGTTCCCGGGAAGTTCCGTCGACCCAGATGTGGACAACAGAGGTCCAGGTCAGGTACCCAGAGGCAGGCCCAGTTCCGGACACGGCGACGTACATACAGAAGTTGGAACGAGAGAGGGAGGCCAGGGAAAGGGGAGAGACCAAGGACAACAGATCTTTCCTGGCGAAATAC TGGATGTACATAGTACCTGCCGTCATATTCGTTCTACTCTCGTCGGCGACAAACCCTGAAGCTGGCGGCGCCGGCGGCGGAGGAGGTGGGGCTCAGAGATAA
- the LOC124308272 gene encoding zinc finger protein 436-like isoform X1 — MISMGFSDVGMNDVCATMPLENTPNLEHSVMPLNRDEKSNSLEPEKCHKCNHPGCGATFLRPSRLARHLRQHTGERPFNCDYDGCDKAYTNKSHLVRHSQTHSLVKQSFQCSKCSLILSNRQNLKRHYDRVHTENNRFFCKECGLNFLKEQKYKEHEASHSGVALYNCKVCFKEYVALKTLKKHEMTHESKKQYSCPASGCSEVFEKWSLLCTHKKNLHTSEYKCNDCKKVFLNKAQLKSHSVLHIDDRMVVPCPYDKCPRFYFFQRNLNHHIRTNHLGKKYHCDICDTRFSSKQKITEHMTKIHLSKKKKRKKATGKSERKKRKDAGVAKKSMLAKLTGLDLPHGIEKELLNRKTRIQVTEEDSVRHQEKQIETVRVIGETVQMSTNECKMVTINGIPQNASIETEGKNETRRERPDTVHKDQLESSKRTSKQVDCDSGT; from the exons atgatttcaATGGG CTTTTCAGATGTCGGAATGAACGATGTCTGCGCAACTATGCCTTTAGAAAATACACCCAATTTGGAACATAGTGTCATGCCTCTGAATCGggatgaaaaaagtaattccTTAGAACCTGAGAAATGCCACAAATGCAACCATCCTGGTTGTGGCGCTACTTTTTTACGCCCTTCACGACTAGCCAGACATCTTAGGCAGCACACTGGCGAA AGGCCTTTCAATTGCGATTATGATGGCTGTGACAAGGCATACACGAACAAATCACACCTCGTACGACACAGCCAAACTCACAGCTTGGTTAAGCAATCATTTCA ATGCTCTAAGTGTTCTTTGATCCTCAGTAATCGACAGAATTTAAAACGACACTATGATCGTGTTCATACAGAGaataacagatttttttgtaaagaatGTGGGTTAAACTTTCTCAAGGAGCAAAAGTACAAAGAGCATGAGGCTTCGCACAGCGGTGTTGCATTGTACAATTGCAAAGTATGCTTTAAGGAATATGTAGCATTGAAAACCTTGAAAAAGCATGAAATGACGCATGAGAGTAAGAAGCAGTATTCATGTCCGGCTTCAGGCTGCTCGGAAGTATTCGAAAAATGGTCTTTACTTTGTacacataaaaaaaacttgcacACAAGTG AATACAAGTGCAATGATtgtaaaaaagtatttttgaaCAAGGCACAATTAAAATCGCACTCGGTCCTCCATATTGATGATCGGATGGTTGTACCGTGTCCGTATGACAAGTGTCCTCGGTTTTATTTCTTCCAACGCAATCTAAACCATCACATTCGCACTAATCATCTTGGCAAAAAGTATCACTGCGATATTTGTGACACAAGGTTTTCAAGCAAGCAGAAGATTACGGAACACATGACTAAAATTCATCTatcaaaaaagaagaaaagaaagaaggcAACCGGTAAATCAGAGAGGAAAAAACGGAAGGATGCTGGGGTGGCTAAAAAAAGTATGCTGGCCAAATTAACCGGATTAGATTTACCTCACGGTATCGAGAAAGAACTGTTAAACAGAAAGACTAGGATTCAAGTAACAGAGGAGGATTCTGTCCGGCATCAagagaaacaaattgaaactGTTAGGGTGATAGGAGAAACGGTTCAAATGTCAACTAACGAATGTAAAATGGTAACAATTAATGGTATACCTCAAAATGCAAGCATAGAGACAGAaggtaaaaatgaaacaagaaGAGAACGTCCTGATACCGTTCATAAAGACCAACTTGAAAGCTCCAAACGTACTAGTAAACAAGTTGATTGCGATTCAGGAACCTGA
- the LOC124308272 gene encoding zinc finger protein 436-like isoform X2 translates to MNDVCATMPLENTPNLEHSVMPLNRDEKSNSLEPEKCHKCNHPGCGATFLRPSRLARHLRQHTGERPFNCDYDGCDKAYTNKSHLVRHSQTHSLVKQSFQCSKCSLILSNRQNLKRHYDRVHTENNRFFCKECGLNFLKEQKYKEHEASHSGVALYNCKVCFKEYVALKTLKKHEMTHESKKQYSCPASGCSEVFEKWSLLCTHKKNLHTSEYKCNDCKKVFLNKAQLKSHSVLHIDDRMVVPCPYDKCPRFYFFQRNLNHHIRTNHLGKKYHCDICDTRFSSKQKITEHMTKIHLSKKKKRKKATGKSERKKRKDAGVAKKSMLAKLTGLDLPHGIEKELLNRKTRIQVTEEDSVRHQEKQIETVRVIGETVQMSTNECKMVTINGIPQNASIETEGKNETRRERPDTVHKDQLESSKRTSKQVDCDSGT, encoded by the exons ATGAACGATGTCTGCGCAACTATGCCTTTAGAAAATACACCCAATTTGGAACATAGTGTCATGCCTCTGAATCGggatgaaaaaagtaattccTTAGAACCTGAGAAATGCCACAAATGCAACCATCCTGGTTGTGGCGCTACTTTTTTACGCCCTTCACGACTAGCCAGACATCTTAGGCAGCACACTGGCGAA AGGCCTTTCAATTGCGATTATGATGGCTGTGACAAGGCATACACGAACAAATCACACCTCGTACGACACAGCCAAACTCACAGCTTGGTTAAGCAATCATTTCA ATGCTCTAAGTGTTCTTTGATCCTCAGTAATCGACAGAATTTAAAACGACACTATGATCGTGTTCATACAGAGaataacagatttttttgtaaagaatGTGGGTTAAACTTTCTCAAGGAGCAAAAGTACAAAGAGCATGAGGCTTCGCACAGCGGTGTTGCATTGTACAATTGCAAAGTATGCTTTAAGGAATATGTAGCATTGAAAACCTTGAAAAAGCATGAAATGACGCATGAGAGTAAGAAGCAGTATTCATGTCCGGCTTCAGGCTGCTCGGAAGTATTCGAAAAATGGTCTTTACTTTGTacacataaaaaaaacttgcacACAAGTG AATACAAGTGCAATGATtgtaaaaaagtatttttgaaCAAGGCACAATTAAAATCGCACTCGGTCCTCCATATTGATGATCGGATGGTTGTACCGTGTCCGTATGACAAGTGTCCTCGGTTTTATTTCTTCCAACGCAATCTAAACCATCACATTCGCACTAATCATCTTGGCAAAAAGTATCACTGCGATATTTGTGACACAAGGTTTTCAAGCAAGCAGAAGATTACGGAACACATGACTAAAATTCATCTatcaaaaaagaagaaaagaaagaaggcAACCGGTAAATCAGAGAGGAAAAAACGGAAGGATGCTGGGGTGGCTAAAAAAAGTATGCTGGCCAAATTAACCGGATTAGATTTACCTCACGGTATCGAGAAAGAACTGTTAAACAGAAAGACTAGGATTCAAGTAACAGAGGAGGATTCTGTCCGGCATCAagagaaacaaattgaaactGTTAGGGTGATAGGAGAAACGGTTCAAATGTCAACTAACGAATGTAAAATGGTAACAATTAATGGTATACCTCAAAATGCAAGCATAGAGACAGAaggtaaaaatgaaacaagaaGAGAACGTCCTGATACCGTTCATAAAGACCAACTTGAAAGCTCCAAACGTACTAGTAAACAAGTTGATTGCGATTCAGGAACCTGA
- the LOC124308273 gene encoding glycerol-3-phosphate phosphatase isoform X1: MFRVFKTCNLFKQNKIFTRRMAAVNLKSLSDEKIYEFLNSFDTVLTDCDGVLWMEMTPIKNSAEVMNKFHDLGRQTFYVTNNSTKTREECLAKCIELNFHATKNNILCTSYLAACYLQDLGFKKKAYVIGSEGISKELEQVGIGHCGVGPDTIEPGVPYKTFQKDPDVGAVIVGFDQHFSYPKLLKAACYLNDKNVHFVGTNTDERFPMDGDIIVPGTGSLVKCVETCAERKAVIVGKPETYIAEAIIKRFNINPKRTLMIGDRCNTDILLGTRCGFKTLLVLSGVTSLADVNTWKQSNSQDKLDLLPHYYVDKLGDLLPYLEKLKPSNESA; encoded by the exons ATGTTCAGAGTATTCAAAACttgtaatttattcaaacagaACAAAATATTCACAAGGAGGATGGCTGCTGTTAATCTCAAATCTCTGAGTGACgagaaaatttacgaatttttaaactcGTTTGACACAGTATTAACCGATTGTGACG gTGTATTATGGATGGAGATGACGCCTATCAAGAATTCTGCCGAAGTGATGAACAAGTTTCACGATCTCGGCAGACAAACTTTCTACGTAACAAATAACAGCACAAAAACTAGAGAAGAATGCCTTGCTAAATGTATCGAGCTCAATTTCCATGCCACTAAGAACAATATTTTATGCACATCTTATTTGGCTGCCTGTTATCTACAGGATTTGGGTTTCAAAAAGAAGGCTTACGTCATTGGATCCGAAG GTATAAGCAAGGAGTTGGAGCAAGTGGGAATTGGTCATTGCGGAGTTGGGCCAGACACGATCGAACCAGGAGTGCCGTACAAAACGTTTCAGAAGGACCCAGATGTCGGGGCAGTTATTGTCGGTTTTGACCAGCATTTTAGTTACCCAAAACTCCTGAAAGCTGCGTGCTACCTCAATGACAAAAACGTGCATTTTGTAGGAACTAATACTGACGAACGATTTCCCATGGATGGCGACATCATTGTACCGG gTACCGGGAGTTTAGTCAAATGCGTGGAGACATGTGCCGAGAGAAAAGCAGTAATCGTAGGAAAGCCAGAAACCTACATAGCTGAGGCTATAATAAAACGTTTCAATATCAATCCGAAACGCACATTGATGATCGGCGATCGTTGCAACACTGACATTTTACTTGGGACTAGATGTGGTTTCAAAACTCTTTTAGTATTGTCCGGAGTAACTTCTTTAGCGGATGTCAATACCTGGAAACAGTCCAATTCTCAAGACAAGTTGGACTTGCTTCCACATTATTATGTAGATAAATTAGGCGATTTACTACcgtatttagaaaaattaaagcCTAGCAATGAAAGTGCGTAA
- the LOC124308273 gene encoding glycerol-3-phosphate phosphatase isoform X2, protein MAAVNLKSLSDEKIYEFLNSFDTVLTDCDGVLWMEMTPIKNSAEVMNKFHDLGRQTFYVTNNSTKTREECLAKCIELNFHATKNNILCTSYLAACYLQDLGFKKKAYVIGSEGISKELEQVGIGHCGVGPDTIEPGVPYKTFQKDPDVGAVIVGFDQHFSYPKLLKAACYLNDKNVHFVGTNTDERFPMDGDIIVPGTGSLVKCVETCAERKAVIVGKPETYIAEAIIKRFNINPKRTLMIGDRCNTDILLGTRCGFKTLLVLSGVTSLADVNTWKQSNSQDKLDLLPHYYVDKLGDLLPYLEKLKPSNESA, encoded by the exons ATGGCTGCTGTTAATCTCAAATCTCTGAGTGACgagaaaatttacgaatttttaaactcGTTTGACACAGTATTAACCGATTGTGACG gTGTATTATGGATGGAGATGACGCCTATCAAGAATTCTGCCGAAGTGATGAACAAGTTTCACGATCTCGGCAGACAAACTTTCTACGTAACAAATAACAGCACAAAAACTAGAGAAGAATGCCTTGCTAAATGTATCGAGCTCAATTTCCATGCCACTAAGAACAATATTTTATGCACATCTTATTTGGCTGCCTGTTATCTACAGGATTTGGGTTTCAAAAAGAAGGCTTACGTCATTGGATCCGAAG GTATAAGCAAGGAGTTGGAGCAAGTGGGAATTGGTCATTGCGGAGTTGGGCCAGACACGATCGAACCAGGAGTGCCGTACAAAACGTTTCAGAAGGACCCAGATGTCGGGGCAGTTATTGTCGGTTTTGACCAGCATTTTAGTTACCCAAAACTCCTGAAAGCTGCGTGCTACCTCAATGACAAAAACGTGCATTTTGTAGGAACTAATACTGACGAACGATTTCCCATGGATGGCGACATCATTGTACCGG gTACCGGGAGTTTAGTCAAATGCGTGGAGACATGTGCCGAGAGAAAAGCAGTAATCGTAGGAAAGCCAGAAACCTACATAGCTGAGGCTATAATAAAACGTTTCAATATCAATCCGAAACGCACATTGATGATCGGCGATCGTTGCAACACTGACATTTTACTTGGGACTAGATGTGGTTTCAAAACTCTTTTAGTATTGTCCGGAGTAACTTCTTTAGCGGATGTCAATACCTGGAAACAGTCCAATTCTCAAGACAAGTTGGACTTGCTTCCACATTATTATGTAGATAAATTAGGCGATTTACTACcgtatttagaaaaattaaagcCTAGCAATGAAAGTGCGTAA
- the LOC124307242 gene encoding uncharacterized protein LOC124307242, translated as MAASDLQSLSKEELKRFVNSFDVVLSDCDGVLWVETEPIPGSPQVVRRLKVIGKKFFYVTNNATKTRAEILEKCEKLQYQAKLEEIMCTSYLVAAYLKEKKFNKKVYIVGTEAIGKELNAVGIEVSHMTIPIFQPDRLVSDALEMIQNFNPDPDVGAVVVGFDEQISFPKIAKAATYVQDPNVHFIGTNSDNRRLSPNSNIFPASGCMLRVIEAAANRKAVLLGKPERYMSQTIISKYGLNPERTLMIGDKGDTDILLGKRCGFKTLLVLSGVTSLNDLERWKKSDDKEERDLVPDYYTEKLSDLLPVLSNLLNLPFLAVEMAGVDLKTLKRHEIEDILQGIDTILSDCDGVLRLATDAIKDVPKTVTKLKQSGKRFFYVTNNPMDSREEFIEISKRMGYYPKPEEIITVALLVAKYLKEVNFSKKVYVLGSSGIGRELDLVGIQHTGIGPDIMDPDIRTYAQSFVPDPEVGAVVVSFDVHFSYPKLLKAATYLSDPSVLFLATSTDIQIPISNVAVPGPGSLLKCIEACSGRNATILGKPEPFMRKVIVDAFNVTPKRTLFIGDNARTDILTGKRCGMKTLLVLSGISKRDDIKVWTETDNPETREFVPDYYTDSLADLLPYLKCKSSD; from the exons ATGGCTGCAAGTGATCTTCAATCGTTGTCTAAAGAGGAGTTGAAGAGATTTGTAAACTCGTTTGATGTCGTTTTGTCGGACTGCGATG GTGTCTTGTGGGTAGAAACTGAGCCAATCCCTGGATCTCCTCAAGTTGTGAGAAGGTTAAAAGTAATTGGCAAAAAGTTCTTCTATGTGACTAATAACGCCACAAAAACCAGAGCGGAGATtcttgaaaaatgtgaaaaactgCAGTATCAGGCTAAATTG GAAGAAATTATGTGTACTTCGTACTTGGTAGCGGCATAcctgaaggaaaaaaaatttaataagaaGGTGTATATCGTTGGTACAGAAGCCATAGGAAAGGAACTGAATGCTGTGGGCATTGA AGTATCACATATGACGATACCAATTTTTCAGCCCGATAGACTGGTCAGTGACGCGTTGGAGATGATTCAGAACTTCAATCCAGATCCTGATGTTGGAGCAGTAGTGGTTGGTTTCGATGAGCAAAttagttttccaaaaatagcTAAGGCAGCAACCTATGTCCAGGATCCAAACGTACATTTCATTGGTACAAATAGTGACAATCGAAGGCTGTCGCCAAACTCAAACATTTTTCCAG CGTCCGGTTGTATGCTGAGAGTGATTGAAGCAGCGGCAAATAGAAAAGCTGTTTTACTTGGCAAACCAGAGCGTTACATGAGCCAAACGATCATTTCCAAGTACGGCTTGAATCCAGAAAGAACTTTAATGATTGGCGACAA AGGGGACACAGACATCTTATTGGGAAAACGGTGTGGATTTAAAACACTTTTGGTTCTATCGGGTGTAACGAGTCTAAACGATTtagaaagatggaaaaaatccGACGACAAAGAGGAACGTGACTTAGTTCCCGATTACTACACGGAGAAACTTTCCGATTTATTACCTGTGCTATCAAATTTA CTAAACTTACCTTTTCTTGCTGTGGAAATGGCCGGGGTGGATTTGAAGACTCTGAAGAGAcatgaaattgaggatattttACAAGGAATCGACACCATTCTTTCTGACTGTGACG gtgTGTTACGGTTGGCTACTGACGCTATAAAGGATGTTCCAAAGACAGTTACCAAGTTGAAACAATCTgggaaacgatttttttatgttaCCAACAACCCAATGGATAGCCGTGAGGAATTTATTGAGATATCGAAAAGAATGGGCTACTATCCAAAGCCTGAAGAAATTATTACAGTTGCTCTTCTAGTTGCAAAGTATCTTAAAGAAGtgaattttagtaaaaaagTATATGTCCTTGGAAGCAGCGGAATCGGTCGGGAATTAGATTTGGTTGGAATTCAGCACACAGGAATAGGT cCGGATATTATGGATCCAGATATAAGAACCTATGCCCAATCTTTTGTACCTGATCCAGAAGTAGGAGCAGTGGTTGTCAGTTTTGACGTACACTTCAGTTATCCAAAGCTGCTGAAAGCGGCGACATATCTGAGTGATCCAAGCGTACTTTTCCTTGCCACAAGTACGGACATCCAAATTCCAATATCCAATGTAGCAGTACCCGGTCCTGGTTCCCTCCTAAAGTGTATAGAGGCATGCTCCGGGCGAAACGCTACTATTCTGGGGAAGCCTGAGCCATTCATGAGAAAAGTGATCGTCGACGCCTTCAACGTGACGCCGAAGAGGACACTGTTCATTGGCGACAA TGCTCGTACCGATATTTTGACAGGGAAGCGTTGCGGTATGAAAACTCTACTTGTCTTATCTGGAATATCTAAAAGAGATGACATCAAAGTCTGGACTGAAACTGACAACCCAGAAACAAGGGAATTCGTTCCTGACTATTACACAGATTCTTTAGCCGATCTTCTTCCTTATCTAAAATGTAAAAGTTCAGATTAG